The DNA window TTGGCCAACAGGTGGGGGTGCAAATACAGATGATGCCACCTGATTGGTTGACAGGTGGCAGGGAATATAGACAGTGCCCTCTGATTGGCTACTGGGGAAGGTCACAAACCTGATTGGCTGAATGTGCTtgccagctccctccccacacccattcTGGTTGGACAAGAGGTGGGGAGATATGGATTTGGCATGACCTGATTGGCCAACGGTGTGAAGGCGACACTCCCTGATTGGCTGACAGGTGGGGGGCGTGCAGGTGACTCAGGTTTTAGGGTACAGtgccccccccaagtattaaggGGCCATTTCCAGGGTTTGCCGGCCTGACAGCAGAGccaaggggcagaggggaggggaggggaggggggaccctgggttGGGGTGACGGGGCAGtgaggagaggggggtggggctcTGCCTGTGTCTGGTGTGAGCCCTCCCAACTCCAACACTCGAgctaactcccccacccccactcctgccccataaTCCTCTGGGCCCTTTCACTGGGCACAATGggcggggggcgaggggaggggtgCAGCCTGTGTGGTCCCAGCCCTATTCAAAGGCCCAGCAGAGACACCCGGAGCAGCCACcgctccccgccctcccccacttCTTAGCCAtgccttgccccacccccaccccctttcctcccccagcaTCCCGACTCGGCTCCCCCCAGCAAACACCGAGCCCCTGTCCCCAGGGGGGTGAATGGCTGGGGGGTCAGGCCAGGAggctgggagagagaaagagagtgagacgtggggcaggaagggggcactGGCAGGCAGCCCTCCCACCCGCTTTCACCCCATCTGCAcgcctgagcccccaccccaaccccgccCAGTGCCCTTCAATTCCAACCACAGCGCTGCCAGCGCCCCCCACTGCTGACCTGCACCCCCTCAGCTCCCAAGTTCTGGAGTCGCCCTGATGGAGGTGTTGGGGGGGGTAATGGCAGGTAAATCACACATGGGGGGaagagtgtgtggggagggtcCCGCAGCTATGGCGAATAGACTCTGGGGGTCTCTGtcttggggggctgggggtcccggtCTCGGGGGTTAAGCCCCTTGGGGAGCAAGGCTCAGGGTTTCTGCCTGCTGTGAGGGGTCTGCAGGGGGCAGGGTTTCTctctctggggggaagggagagacgGGGGTGGTTAAACCCCTTCGGAAAGGGGTCTGGGGGTCTCTGTTGGGGCTCCCTgtgggaagggctgggggagggggcgttcGGGAAGGtctgttggggggctgggggggtctctCCGGGCGGGCGGGGGATTCTCTGGAGATGGGGCCGTGGGGGTCCCATTaaggggggctgggggtctctgtcTCGGGGGTCTCTCCAGGGGATTTGGGGGGGTCCCAttaaggggggctggggggggtctctgtctcaggggtcTCTCCAGAGGGTCTGGGGCCGtctctctgggggaggggccgtggggatTCCATTAaggggggctcggggggggtctctccgggggggcgggggattcTCTGGGGGAGGCGCCATGGGGGTCCCAttaaggggggctggggggtctctgtctcgGGGGTCTCTCCAGGGGATTTGGGGGGTCCAAttaaggggagctgggggggtctctgtctcggGGGTCTCTCCAGGGCATttggggggtctctctgggggaggggccgtggggatCCCATTAGGGGGGGATTCCCCGGGATCCCCGCCCGCCCCGTTACGCTTCGGGAGGGGGCGTGGCTGGGCGGGTGACATCAccggcgggggcagggggagtgccTGACGtcacggggagggaggggaggaagtgacGTCTCTGGTGGAGgggaggccccgcccccccgaaagtgaaggaggaaaaaaacgtTGTTTGTGTCTTGGACTCGGAGAGTCGGTGAggggggggctgggcctgggggtcaccctgcagctggGGGTAACCTGgggggctggagatgggggggagcctgcagctggggggaccctggggggctggggatgggggaaccCTGCAGCTGGGGGGAACCTGGGGGACTGGGCCtggggggggaccctgcagctggggggaccctggggggctgggcctgggggggaccctgcagctggggggaccctgggggggctgggcctcgggggggaccctgcagctggggggaccctggggagctggggatgggggaaccCTACAGCTGGGGGAaccctggggggctgggcctggggggggaccctgcagctggggggaccctggggagctggggatggggggaccctggggggctgggcctggggggggaccctgcagctggggggaccctgggaggctggggatgggggaaccctgcagctggggggaccctggggggctggggatgggggggggaccCTGCAGTTGGGGgaccctggggggctggggatggggggaccctgcagctgggggaccctggggggctggggatggggggaccctgcagctgggggaaccctggggggctggggatggtgggggccctgcagctgggggaaccCTGGAGGGCTGGGTCtggggggggaccctgcagctggggggaccctggggagctggggatgggggggccctgcagctgggggaaccctggggggctgggcctggggggggaccctgcagctgggggaaccCTGGGGGACTGGGCCTGGGGGGggatgctgcagctggggggaccctggggatgggggggaccctgcagctgggggGACTCTGggtggctgggaatgggggggaccctgcagctggggagaccctggggggctggggatgggagggaccctgcagctggggggaccctgggtggctggggatgggggggacccTGCAACTGGGGGGACCCtgggggggctgggaatgggggggaagCCTAGTGACTTGAGGCGGGGCAGTTCTGGGGGCTGGGATATGGGGGAAGAGTGGGAGGCTCAAGGGGCAGCCTTTGGGGGGCTCAGTGTATGTGGGGGGCTTCCTAGGTAACCCCAGCTTTGGTTGCTCCCCATTAATctgtctctcccccagctcccctcagcccccaccaCCATGGCGACCCCGGCCAATGCTCAGAGCGCCAGCAAGACCTGGGAGCTGAGTCTGTATGAGCTGCACCGGACCCCCCAGGTGAGACATGTGAGGGGGGGAGAGAGGCGAGGGGGTgactgggctgggggatgggaCGGGGTGGGGATAACAGGCttggcggggggttggatggaccCATTGATCTGATTTGGTGGGGTAGGGGGGTGAGGACACAGGGCTGGGCTTGGGGGGACACCAAagtgggaggtggggctgggggagaccaGGCTGGCAGTGGCTGTGGGGGCACTGAGCTGGAAGGGGGGGCATGGGGAGACCAGGCTGGAAGGGGGGGGCGGGTGGCTGGTCTGTGGGTGCCTGGGCTCtgacacccttcccccccccccccccccccggcaggagGCCATCATGGACAGCACGGAGATCGCGGTGTCCCCGCGCAGCCTGCACAGCGAGCTGATGTGCCCCATCTGCCTGGACATGCTGAAGAACACCATGACCACCAAGGAATGTCTGCACCGCTTCTGCTCCGACTGCATCGTCACCGCCCTGCGCAGCGGGTGCGGGGGCCGCGGGGAGAGGCGGAAGTGAAGGGGGAGtcttggggaagggatggggctgcctgggagcaggTCAGAGAAGacctggggttgtggggggttgCTGGAGGGCACattgggtgggggtggctggggaatGGCTGGGTGGGTCGGGGGGTCACTGAGGGGTGTATTGGGTGGAGGGTGGCTGCGGAAGGGCCAGGCGGGTTGGGGGCGCCCATGCCCGGGATAACCCCCCCCCTCGGTGCAGGAACAAGGAGTGCCCCACCTGCCGGAAGAAGCTGGTCTCCAAGCGCTCGCTCCGTCCCGACCCCAACTTCGACGCCCTCATCTCCAAGATCTACCCGAGCCGGGACGAGTACGAGGCGCACCAGGACCGGGTGCTGGCCAAGCTCAGCCGGCTCCACAACCAGCAGGCGCTCAGCAGCAGCATCGAGGAGGGGCTCCGTATGCAGGCCATGCacaggtgggggggcaggaccgaggcgtcctgggggggggcgggcaggggtcTCCCCAGGATCACGGCCGCATTTCACACTGTTGTTGGCACggaatttcctgggtttttacCACAGTTTCTGTGTGCAGAGGAACCAGGGTGTCGCTATAGccgtgcccctgcccccccgcccgtCCCTCGggaccctccccaccctccctaaATCCCACCCGTTAGCGCTGCTCTCAATGCCCtgctctggggggctggggccggctGAGGGGTCCGGCCCAAAGCGAGTGCTGCGTCTATTGGCTCAGTTTGGCATTTCCCACAGGTTTTGCAGGGAGTTTCCTactgttttcccccctccagccgctctccctctgctccccctcccccagataaCCCCCCTCcgttgcccctccccccagtaaccccgctctgctcctccccaccccagggcgcAGCGGGTGCGGAAGCTGCACCAGGAGTCCGACAACACCACGTTCAGCGGGGGGGAGGACAACTGCGACAGCCGCTCCCACCTGAGCAATGCCTCAGCCCCCAGCCACCCTGAGGCCGGCCCCAGCCGCAAGCGCTCACGCGCCTCCGACGACTCGGGGCCTGAGCCTGACCCCGACCCTGAGACCTCGCATGACGGGGGGGGCTGTGGGACCCCCGAGCCGGGTGTCGAGCCGGGCAGCAGCGAGATCGAACTCGTCTTCCGCCCCCACCCCGTGCTGGTGGAGAAGGGGGAATACTCCCAGACCAGGTGAGAGCAGCCCCCTGAGCATCCGGGGGCCCCTCCATTCCACGAGCCCCCGAGCCCCAGGGTCCCCCTCCTAGAACCCAGGCTGCTCCCCGTGCTGGGAGGAAGTGGGAGTTCTACCAGATCAGGTGAGAGCAGCCTCCAGGGGCCCCTCTATTCCACGATTCCCCCGAGCCAGCTGCAGCAGAGGGGAGAGCCTGGGGACCCCAAGAGTCCAGCACCCCATTGTCACATATGCCCGCCCGCTCCCACCCCATTGCGCCTCTCCCAAGCGCAGCCTCCAAAGTGACCTGCCCCTGTGTCCATCCCCCCAGCAGTcataccccccccccagcacccatacTTCCCCCCTGCAGTCCAGGCAGTCCCCCTCACCCTGCCCTGTGCCCGGCAGGTACGTAAAGACGACGGCTAACGCCACGGTGGACCACCTCTCCAAGTACTTGGCCCTGCGCATCGCACTGGAGGAGGCGCCAGCCCCTGGCCCCGAGGCCCCCGGCCTGGAGGATGTGAGCGAGAAGCAGTACACGATCTACATCACCACCTCCGGGGGGCCCTTCACGGTACGGGGGCTGGGAGGCAACGCTGGCCCTAGGGCAGTGCTAGGGGCCTGTGCTGCGGGTCGGGGGTCAGCGCTAGGGGCCTGTGCTGCGGGtcaggggtcagcagggggcgctctcccctggcagtcagggctggccccattgATGcacttgggggcgggggcagcagggggcgctctcccctggcagtcaggactGGCCCCATTGCCGCAGTAGGGGGCTGttctgtggggggcgggggcagcaggggggcgctcttccccccccccactaacCCCATCTCCCCGCAGACTCTGAATGGCTCCCTCACCCTGGAACTGGTGAACGAGAAGTTCTGGAAGGTCACCAAGCCCCTGGAGCTGTACTATGCCCCCACCAAGGAGCAGAAGTAGGGGGGCCCCTCTGACCAGAACTGGCCTGTCCCCCCATGGAACTCAGCCCAGCGATCGCCTTGCTGCTGCGCCCCCGTGTACGGCCGCTGgagccagcagggctgggggcccagGCAGGGCCCCCCAAAAGCTGGAAACATCCCCCCAAGGACGGGGTGCTGCTCCCAGGACAGACGCCTGCCCCTAAGGGGCACCCCTTAGATTCTGCTTTGTCCTCCCCTGCACAGGGATGCCTGCTGCTTCCCCCCATGCTGTGGGGGGGATTTGCTTTGGGGGCTTTTCACAGTGGTTCTGCTGTTTGTGGCTCATTAAGCAATTTGGGTCTTTGAAGCATCAGCGTCTGAGTCTCTTGGGGTCTGGGGGGGAAGATGGAGGAGCCTCGGCCCTATCTTCAGAGAACTGGGCTCCCAgaccccactgctctaaccagccagcccccactcccccccagagctagggagaggacccaggagtcctggttcccagccccgaTCCTGCTCTAGCCCACCAGACCctactccccttccagagctgggagagcacctaagagtcctggctcccccttgggttggggaggggttacaggctggagtgggaggggaggtacTGGATGAACTGGACACACTGGTCTGAGCTGGGGGAGTCTAGGCAGCTGGAGCACCTGTATCTGAGCCAGGTACCAGCTGCAGGTCCTGAGTCCCACCCCATCGCCCCTCCCTGTGCTAGGGTGGGGGAGGGTCCTCCCTGctgttctgcccctcccccatcacatGCCAGGGGTCCCAAACAAGCTAGTGAGTAGCAGGGAGTTTATTGTCACTGTTCAAAgttagatacacacacacacaagcaatctggaggggagaagagagcccccccccccccgacacccacCTGCAGGTCCCTCACCTTCCCCTTCCCTTGTGGGGAGcccctgcagggcagagaggggtgCAGCCTGGAGCCACCCCCCAACCATAGGGGCCCCACAGGTTGGTGGGGAGTGCTGGGGTTGGACTGGTCCCAGGAGGTTAtagcagcatggggcaggggaaaaTGTG is part of the Eretmochelys imbricata isolate rEreImb1 chromosome 14, rEreImb1.hap1, whole genome shotgun sequence genome and encodes:
- the RING1 gene encoding E3 ubiquitin-protein ligase RING1, with amino-acid sequence MATPANAQSASKTWELSLYELHRTPQEAIMDSTEIAVSPRSLHSELMCPICLDMLKNTMTTKECLHRFCSDCIVTALRSGNKECPTCRKKLVSKRSLRPDPNFDALISKIYPSRDEYEAHQDRVLAKLSRLHNQQALSSSIEEGLRMQAMHRAQRVRKLHQESDNTTFSGGEDNCDSRSHLSNASAPSHPEAGPSRKRSRASDDSGPEPDPDPETSHDGGGCGTPEPGVEPGSSEIELVFRPHPVLVEKGEYSQTRYVKTTANATVDHLSKYLALRIALEEAPAPGPEAPGLEDVSEKQYTIYITTSGGPFTTLNGSLTLELVNEKFWKVTKPLELYYAPTKEQK